One region of Corynebacterium capitovis DSM 44611 genomic DNA includes:
- a CDS encoding MFS transporter: MTETQQAPKLPQIMWVLAAAAFIIALGYGFIAPILPQFTASFGVPLAAAGAVVSVFAAARLTGAPGAGILVDKLGSRTVYLTGLSVVAAATFFVAFAQAYWQVFVLRFIAGFGSTMFTLSAQALIIRVTHPSIRGHASAVYASAFLLGNIFGPIVGAALLFLGFRVPFAVYGAGVGCAALIVGIVTSVHRGRPHQSVKPHPPMLLSTAWHTPTYKALLTSAFANGWANLGARVAVLPLFAAAVFANSGAAAGLALTAFALGTAITLQFSGRLADRVGRKPMIIAGLAATTIFTGSLGLATSFWPLIILSAFAGVGGGLMNPASQASLADIIGNDRSGGKVLSTFQMTQDAGQIFAPIVVGMLAEHFGFAAAFASCGAISLVALAFWVAFGKETAGRR, translated from the coding sequence ATGACTGAAACCCAGCAAGCGCCGAAGCTGCCCCAGATAATGTGGGTGCTCGCTGCGGCGGCATTCATTATCGCATTGGGGTACGGCTTTATCGCGCCGATCCTGCCGCAGTTCACCGCGAGTTTCGGGGTGCCGCTGGCCGCGGCGGGCGCGGTGGTCTCCGTGTTTGCGGCCGCGCGGTTGACCGGCGCGCCGGGTGCGGGGATTCTTGTGGACAAGCTCGGTTCCCGCACCGTGTACCTCACCGGGCTGTCCGTGGTGGCCGCTGCGACGTTCTTCGTGGCGTTTGCCCAAGCCTATTGGCAGGTTTTCGTTCTGCGGTTCATCGCGGGGTTCGGGTCGACGATGTTCACGCTCTCGGCGCAGGCGTTGATCATCCGGGTGACGCATCCGAGCATTCGCGGCCATGCAAGCGCGGTTTACGCTTCGGCGTTTCTACTGGGCAATATCTTCGGCCCGATCGTCGGCGCGGCACTGTTATTCCTCGGGTTCCGCGTTCCTTTCGCGGTTTACGGTGCAGGTGTGGGGTGTGCCGCGCTCATTGTTGGCATTGTTACCTCGGTTCATCGGGGGAGGCCGCATCAAAGCGTCAAGCCCCACCCGCCCATGCTCTTATCGACGGCATGGCACACGCCCACCTATAAAGCCCTGCTGACCTCCGCATTCGCCAACGGCTGGGCAAACTTAGGCGCGCGGGTCGCAGTGTTGCCGTTGTTCGCTGCGGCCGTTTTCGCCAACAGCGGAGCCGCGGCCGGTTTGGCGCTCACGGCGTTCGCACTGGGCACGGCGATCACGCTGCAGTTTTCGGGAAGGCTCGCCGACCGGGTGGGGCGCAAGCCCATGATCATCGCTGGCCTTGCCGCCACAACCATTTTCACGGGCTCGCTCGGCTTAGCGACGTCCTTCTGGCCGCTCATCATCCTCTCCGCCTTCGCCGGGGTGGGCGGCGGACTGATGAACCCAGCGTCGCAGGCCAGCCTGGCGGACATCATCGGCAACGACCGCTCAGGCGGCAAGGTGCTGTCCACCTTCCAGATGACCCAGGACGCCGGGCAGATCTTCGCCCCGATCGTGGTGGGAATGCTGGCGGAGCACTTTGGTTTCGCCGCCGCGTTCGCCTCCTGCGGTGCGATCTCGCTGGTGGCGTTAGCATTCTGGGTGGCGTTTGGGAAGGAGACGGCGGGGCGTCGATAA
- a CDS encoding type II toxin-antitoxin system Phd/YefM family antitoxin: MSASEARRSLYLLIARVNQDREVVEIESRNGNAVLMAAEEYASLQETAHLLSSPANAHRLMASYERATAGIRESHELDLD, translated from the coding sequence ATGAGTGCAAGCGAGGCGCGGCGCTCGCTCTACCTGTTAATCGCGCGGGTGAATCAAGACCGCGAGGTCGTTGAAATCGAATCGCGTAACGGGAACGCAGTCTTAATGGCAGCCGAGGAATATGCGTCTTTGCAGGAAACAGCGCATCTTCTGAGCTCTCCGGCCAACGCCCACCGCCTGATGGCGTCCTACGAGCGCGCCACGGCAGGTATTCGCGAAAGCCACGAGCTTGACCTCGACTGA
- a CDS encoding Txe/YoeB family addiction module toxin gives MRLSWDKSAWDDYLHWQSADRKTLRRINSLIQATLRDPLSGMGKPEPLKHALAGAWSRRITAEHRLVYVAVDDEIVILQARYHY, from the coding sequence ATGCGCCTGTCGTGGGATAAGTCAGCGTGGGATGACTACCTCCATTGGCAGTCGGCGGATCGCAAGACCCTGCGCCGCATAAACTCCCTGATACAGGCGACGCTGCGCGATCCTTTGAGCGGGATGGGCAAACCTGAACCGCTCAAACACGCCTTAGCCGGCGCGTGGTCTCGACGCATCACGGCTGAACATCGCCTGGTTTATGTGGCTGTTGATGATGAGATCGTCATTCTCCAGGCCCGGTATCACTACTAG
- a CDS encoding AAA family ATPase has translation MRTLSFFNNKGGVGKTTLSANVAYNFASTGKRVLYVDCDPQCNATQLMLNDDLTQEIYASNDDADASLRDSLTKTVYNLFIPLREGEPEIDSDVPVYRSERFGVDVLAGHPNLSQIEDVMSAAWQTALGRETASFRRVHWAGQLVSAMERADRYDMVMFDVGPSLGPFNRTVLLGCDAFVTPTATDLFSYHAFGNLARWFDTWVREYRKMSDANIETWKSFSSSFEKKSANLRLPGHGGRVLHYLGYTTQEYIKKKSNGQEQLVGAFERFRGKFADEAKRIASSLGQPEEDFLLGHVPHMHSMPATAQDVHAPIAELTTADGVRGNQIAQRNGYAERIRVVAEAVGARLLV, from the coding sequence ATTCGCACGCTGAGCTTCTTCAACAACAAAGGCGGGGTGGGCAAGACCACGCTTTCGGCAAACGTGGCGTATAACTTCGCGAGCACCGGCAAGCGGGTGCTCTACGTAGATTGCGACCCGCAGTGCAACGCCACGCAGCTCATGCTTAACGACGATCTGACGCAGGAGATCTACGCGTCGAACGATGACGCAGACGCCTCGTTGCGAGACTCTCTGACTAAAACCGTCTATAACCTTTTCATCCCGCTACGGGAGGGTGAACCCGAGATCGATTCTGACGTGCCCGTCTACCGCTCCGAGCGCTTCGGTGTGGACGTGCTCGCGGGCCACCCGAACCTCTCCCAGATTGAGGACGTCATGTCGGCGGCGTGGCAGACCGCGCTTGGTCGGGAGACTGCATCTTTCCGACGCGTGCACTGGGCTGGCCAGCTCGTCTCTGCGATGGAGCGCGCCGACCGCTACGACATGGTGATGTTCGACGTCGGACCCAGCCTCGGCCCCTTCAACCGCACGGTCCTGCTTGGTTGCGACGCCTTCGTCACCCCCACAGCCACCGACCTTTTCAGCTACCACGCCTTCGGTAACCTTGCGCGGTGGTTCGACACCTGGGTGAGGGAGTACCGGAAGATGTCCGATGCGAACATCGAGACGTGGAAGTCGTTCTCTAGCAGCTTCGAGAAAAAGTCCGCTAACCTGCGACTTCCTGGTCACGGCGGTCGCGTGCTCCATTACCTTGGCTACACCACGCAGGAATACATCAAGAAGAAGTCCAACGGCCAGGAACAACTCGTCGGCGCTTTCGAGCGCTTCCGGGGCAAGTTTGCCGACGAAGCCAAACGCATCGCCTCGAGCCTGGGGCAGCCAGAGGAGGATTTCCTTCTCGGCCACGTCCCCCACATGCACTCGATGCCCGCCACTGCGCAAGACGTCCACGCCCCCATCGCCGAACTCACCACCGCTGACGGCGTCCGGGGTAACCAAATTGCCCAGCGAAATGGGTACGCAGAGAGGATTCGGGTGGTCGCGGAGGCGGTGGGTGCGCGGTTGTTGGTCTAA
- a CDS encoding DEAD/DEAH box helicase yields MKRSSASLQHDLIYGHLDKNHAPAGLENPRLIHNDDSSMLAALRTELETADRFLFSVAFVSEDGLGMLRQQLVNFRGTGTIVTSTYLDFNTPDALRDLIALRNIRVRVIEDHAHHAKGYVFDHGDHVTAIIGSSNLTRHALISNEEWNLQFSTHRDGDIADQLNRAIHRQISHSVRLTHEWVDEYEKSRQQRVILTREDDSLIEVSPAGEKILPNAMQTEALENLQSVIDSGHKRAIVISATGTGKTILSAFAAQKLNPGKMLFVAHREQILRKAAEEFQRVFRCESSEIGIFAGSRRQTDRRFVFATVQLLSKKDYLTVLSPRLFDLVIVDEAHRAGSESYRAIIDHFRPGFLLGLTATPERTDGFNVFELFDYNVAYEIRLERAMEERMLVPFDYYGVADCTSPGGGSLGGFSGLSDLVAPERVHHIVNTLGDYSFARGTKGLIFCTSNTEATALAEQLNLHRVHGRRLRTLALSGSTSVEKREAAVRQLEDGKLDYLLTVDIFNEGIDIPAVNVVVLLRSTESAIVFTQQLGRGLRKAKKKTSLRVIDFIGNYANNYLIPIALTGDRSGSKDSVRDRLAATRHNAVAGGSTISFDRISTQRVIEALGKARLDGRREKRDAIAQLQFRLGTIPRLLDFETHNSLDPVVLAATDGKARNYWSLLHALKIVDEAPSASEAEFLNLVTQEFLNGKRPQELLLLRELLARRTVTRSECDALFGKHGVSANEFVCDTIARIFDLSWFPETGRKPFGNEGIASYDGKAFTINPHLHQLYLSYSQGHPEPSISFRAHLDDLIETGLHLNRARYQAGDQLIPGCMYTRKDVCRLLNWDKNNESTIYGYMTDKKTMTCPIFVTYHKDSDLPANLRYEDKLIDTSTMHWFSRSKRKLTSGEIRPIVSGEADLFLFVKREDSDGTNFHFLGKVHASDAKQTTKVSGDLGQVDIVSANLILEAPISQELFDRITTPTTDAAPTSRS; encoded by the coding sequence AACCACGCCCCCGCAGGTCTTGAAAACCCCCGTCTCATCCACAATGACGACTCCAGCATGCTCGCAGCGCTGCGAACAGAGCTAGAAACGGCGGATAGGTTTCTCTTTTCGGTCGCGTTTGTCAGTGAAGACGGATTGGGGATGTTGCGCCAGCAACTGGTTAATTTCCGGGGTACGGGCACGATCGTGACCTCCACCTACCTCGACTTCAACACCCCCGATGCGCTTAGAGACCTCATCGCGCTTCGCAACATTCGGGTACGGGTGATTGAGGACCATGCCCACCACGCAAAAGGGTACGTATTCGACCACGGCGACCACGTCACGGCGATCATCGGCAGTTCCAATCTCACACGCCACGCCCTCATTTCGAATGAAGAATGGAACCTGCAATTCTCCACGCACCGCGACGGGGACATCGCTGACCAGCTCAACCGAGCCATTCATCGACAGATCTCCCACTCTGTTCGGCTCACGCACGAGTGGGTCGATGAGTATGAGAAGTCTCGCCAGCAGCGAGTCATCCTCACCCGCGAGGATGACTCCCTCATTGAGGTTTCGCCCGCGGGAGAGAAGATCCTGCCGAATGCCATGCAAACCGAGGCATTGGAAAACCTTCAGTCAGTCATTGATTCTGGTCATAAGCGCGCGATCGTCATTTCCGCAACGGGTACCGGTAAAACGATTCTTTCAGCATTTGCTGCGCAGAAGTTAAACCCCGGGAAAATGCTTTTTGTTGCTCACCGGGAGCAGATCCTCCGGAAAGCAGCGGAAGAGTTCCAACGGGTGTTCCGTTGTGAAAGCTCCGAGATTGGTATTTTCGCCGGTAGTAGGCGTCAAACGGACCGTCGCTTTGTGTTTGCCACGGTCCAATTGCTGAGTAAGAAGGATTACCTCACGGTTCTTTCGCCGCGCCTTTTCGACCTCGTCATCGTCGATGAAGCTCACCGCGCCGGCTCGGAATCATATCGCGCCATCATCGACCACTTCCGGCCGGGTTTCCTGCTGGGTCTTACCGCCACGCCAGAACGAACTGATGGTTTCAACGTCTTTGAACTGTTCGACTACAACGTTGCCTACGAGATTCGCTTAGAACGCGCCATGGAAGAACGGATGCTTGTTCCGTTCGATTATTATGGCGTCGCTGACTGCACCTCACCGGGTGGCGGATCCCTAGGAGGCTTTTCGGGCTTGAGCGATCTCGTTGCACCGGAACGAGTCCATCACATTGTTAATACTTTGGGGGATTATTCCTTCGCCCGCGGTACCAAAGGTTTGATCTTCTGCACGAGTAACACGGAGGCCACGGCGCTTGCAGAGCAACTCAATCTTCACCGCGTTCACGGCAGAAGGCTTCGTACACTGGCGCTTTCGGGTTCGACGTCCGTCGAAAAGCGAGAAGCCGCGGTACGTCAGCTGGAGGATGGGAAGCTCGATTACCTGCTCACCGTCGATATCTTCAACGAGGGTATTGATATTCCCGCAGTCAACGTTGTTGTCTTGCTACGAAGCACGGAATCCGCAATTGTTTTCACCCAGCAGCTTGGTCGCGGGTTACGCAAAGCCAAAAAGAAAACGTCGTTGCGGGTGATCGACTTCATTGGAAATTACGCCAACAACTACCTCATCCCCATTGCTTTGACGGGAGACCGATCCGGCAGCAAAGACTCGGTACGGGATCGCCTCGCAGCAACCCGCCACAATGCTGTCGCTGGGGGATCGACAATCAGCTTTGACCGCATTTCGACGCAGCGGGTGATCGAAGCCTTGGGGAAGGCTCGCCTGGATGGTCGCCGTGAGAAGCGGGACGCGATCGCACAACTGCAATTCCGCTTGGGAACGATCCCGCGGTTGCTGGATTTTGAAACCCACAATTCGCTCGACCCGGTCGTGCTCGCTGCGACTGACGGGAAGGCACGCAACTACTGGTCATTACTGCACGCCTTGAAAATTGTTGATGAGGCTCCTTCAGCATCTGAAGCGGAGTTCTTAAACCTGGTCACGCAAGAGTTCCTCAACGGTAAGCGTCCGCAGGAATTGCTCCTCTTGCGGGAGTTGCTGGCTCGGAGGACAGTGACACGGTCCGAATGCGACGCGCTGTTCGGCAAGCACGGGGTCAGCGCGAACGAGTTCGTTTGCGACACGATTGCGCGGATCTTTGATCTGTCTTGGTTCCCAGAGACCGGAAGGAAACCATTCGGAAATGAAGGGATCGCTTCGTATGACGGGAAGGCGTTTACAATCAATCCGCATCTTCACCAGCTCTACCTTTCATACTCGCAGGGGCACCCGGAGCCGTCGATAAGCTTCCGAGCGCATCTCGACGACCTCATCGAAACGGGCCTGCATCTGAACCGCGCCCGTTACCAGGCAGGAGACCAGCTAATTCCGGGCTGTATGTACACCCGCAAGGATGTGTGCAGGTTGTTGAACTGGGATAAGAACAACGAGTCGACGATCTACGGGTATATGACAGACAAGAAGACGATGACCTGCCCTATCTTTGTCACGTACCACAAGGACTCCGACCTTCCCGCGAACCTGCGCTATGAGGACAAACTGATCGACACCTCGACGATGCATTGGTTCAGCCGCAGCAAGAGGAAGCTGACTAGCGGTGAAATCCGGCCGATAGTCTCCGGGGAAGCGGACCTTTTCCTCTTCGTCAAACGCGAAGATTCCGACGGGACGAATTTCCATTTTCTGGGTAAAGTGCATGCTAGCGACGCGAAACAAACTACTAAGGTGAGCGGGGACCTCGGACAGGTGGATATTGTCTCGGCCAACCTCATCCTCGAGGCGCCCATCTCACAAGAGTTGTTTGACCGCATCACCACCCCCACGACGGACGCCGCCCCAACGTCTCGTAGCTAA